Proteins co-encoded in one Pseudarthrobacter chlorophenolicus A6 genomic window:
- a CDS encoding zinc-dependent alcohol dehydrogenase, with amino-acid sequence MTNSELPHRATAYWTTAKEQGELRSEDLPAPGPEEAVVRALYSGISRGTEMVVHRGGVPERVAAEMRAPHQEGNFPGPVKFGYLSVGVVEDGPDEWKGQRVFCLSPHQDRYVVPVAALTRIPEGVPSQRAVLTGTVETAINALWEAEPKLGDRVAVVGAGLVGGMVATLLRTFPLQRLQLVDVDPGRKKLADTIGVKFTSPEDAADDCDIVIHCSASPEGLERSLQLVGDDGDVIEMSWYADRKVTVPLGEDFHARRLSIRASQVGMVARSRRHRRTNADRLDLAVSLLADPVFDAFLTGQSAFQDLPEVVRGLSDGSLEALCHVIEYPQDAAHQPDRPA; translated from the coding sequence ATGACTAATTCAGAATTGCCGCACCGTGCCACCGCCTACTGGACCACCGCGAAAGAACAGGGCGAGCTCCGGTCCGAGGACCTGCCCGCCCCGGGGCCGGAAGAAGCCGTGGTCCGCGCGCTGTACTCCGGCATCAGCAGGGGCACCGAGATGGTGGTCCACCGGGGCGGGGTGCCGGAGCGGGTCGCGGCAGAAATGCGCGCACCGCACCAGGAAGGCAATTTTCCGGGGCCGGTGAAGTTCGGCTACCTGTCGGTCGGCGTCGTGGAGGACGGCCCGGACGAGTGGAAGGGACAGCGTGTCTTCTGCCTCAGCCCGCACCAGGACCGGTACGTCGTCCCCGTGGCCGCCCTCACAAGAATCCCGGAAGGCGTCCCGTCACAGCGTGCCGTGCTCACCGGAACGGTGGAAACGGCCATCAACGCCCTGTGGGAGGCAGAACCGAAGCTGGGGGACCGCGTCGCCGTCGTCGGGGCCGGCCTGGTGGGCGGGATGGTGGCCACCCTGCTGCGCACCTTCCCGCTTCAGCGCCTTCAACTCGTTGACGTGGATCCGGGACGGAAGAAGCTTGCAGACACCATCGGCGTCAAGTTTACGAGCCCAGAGGACGCCGCGGACGACTGCGACATCGTGATCCACTGCTCCGCTTCACCGGAAGGCCTCGAACGCAGCCTCCAGCTCGTGGGCGACGACGGTGACGTCATCGAAATGTCCTGGTACGCGGACCGGAAGGTCACCGTGCCCCTGGGGGAGGACTTCCACGCCCGGAGGCTCTCGATCAGGGCAAGCCAGGTGGGCATGGTGGCCCGGTCCCGCCGGCACCGCCGGACCAACGCCGACCGCCTCGACCTGGCCGTCTCACTGCTCGCCGACCCCGTCTTCGACGCATTCCTCACCGGACAGTCAGCTTTCCAGGACCTCCCGGAGGTGGTTCGGGGCCTGTCCGATGGAAGCCTTGAAGCCCTCTGCCACGTCATCGAATACCCGCAGGACGCCGCCCACCAGCCCGATAGACCGGCCTGA